A region from the Acipenser ruthenus chromosome 13, fAciRut3.2 maternal haplotype, whole genome shotgun sequence genome encodes:
- the LOC117418438 gene encoding uncharacterized protein LOC117418438, translating into MDCVTEHNNFQLALEVLQQVIEMTDSSLKPLVDICKPLLELALGEQQSKEQKFMADEFLKLQDELEQISKMASKVKKQIEISGVYLKYSPIEENLRDAIRNVKEIQSYKPVKQSMIEEFLDEYPDALDIEDNLKNLYKGVMEKSILDIKKTSPRDIDEGCACIYRLLCKGIYALMNHKVYTKQTEDDLKATMDEWSKKAADILRKMREEINAYLNDFPNQAKADVENVCLEKGSAVSGDILKMLIEKYGWVNWSVRAFNPSTNFVLISSGEFHVIKGEGHFRHKYHNTIIVVSYNINPQSLVKSQIHQLIKRQIKKASIEEAAESVRRSLPHCVVHIIKGNKTCAAHNFPVEYHYEGIHKKRFKCWSVFVHSEYALQEDCRPLQ; encoded by the coding sequence ATGGATTGTGTCACTGAACACAACAATTTTCAATTAGCTTTGGAAGTACTACAGCAAGTTATTGAAATGACAGATTCAAGTTTAAAACCATTAGTTGATATATGCAAACCACTTTTGGAGCTTGCGTTAGGTGAGCAACAAAGCAAGGAACAAAAGTTCATGGCTGATGAGTTCTTAAAATTACAGGATGAATTAGAGCAAATTTCAAAAATGGCATCAAAAGTAAAAAAGCAGATTGAAATCAGTGGAGTATATTTGAAATATTCTCCCATTGAAGAAAATCTAAGGGACGCGATAAGGAATGTGAAGGAAATCCAGTCTTACAAACCAGTGAAACAGTCAATGATTGAGGAATTCCTGGATGAATACCCAGATGCTTTAGATATCGAGGATAACCTTAAGAATCTCTACAAAGGAGTGATGGAAAAATCCATTCTGGATATCAAAAAGACAAGCCCTCGCGACATTGACGAGGGCTGTGCTTGCATTTATAGACTGTTGTGCAAAGGAATCTATGCTTTGATGAACCATAAAGTTTATACCAAGCAGACTGAAGACGACCTGAAGGCAACAATGGATGAGTGGTCCAAGAAAGCTGCCGACATTCTGCGCAAAATGAGGGAAGAAATTAATGCCTACCTGAATGATTTTCCAAATCAGGCAAAAGCTGATGTTGAAAATGTCTGTTTGGAAAAGGGAAGCGCTGTTTCTGGGGACATCCTAAAGATGTTAATTGAGAAGTATGGCTGGGTCAATTGGTCAGTGAGGGCTTTCAACCCTTCGACTAATTTTGTCCTTATTTCATCTGGAGAGTTTCATGTGATCAAAGGTGAAGGGCATTTTAGACACAAATATCATAACACGATAATTGTAGTGTCCTATAATATtaacccacaatccctggttaAAAGTCAAATTCACCAGTTGATTAAGAGACAAATTAAAAAAGCCAGCATTGAGGAAGCAGCTGAGAGTGTGCGTAGAAGTCTTCCTCACTGTGTGGTGCACATTATCAAGGGTAACAAGACCTGCGCAGCACACAATTTTCCAGTCGAGTATCACTATGAGGGAATCCACAAGAAACGCTTCAAGTGCTGGTCTGTGTTCGTTCATTCAGAATACGCACTTCAGGAAGACTGCAGACCTCTTCAATAA